The genomic stretch GCTTGAGCTGCTCCACGCCGAACATCAGGATTTCCTGGCTCATCTCGGGGTTGAGTTCACGAATGCGGTTGTTCGCCCTGCCCGAGCGCACGATGTAGTAGCCCCAGCCCCGCACCGACTCGCGCACCATGGCCGCCACGGCGTCCTCGTTTTCTTCGAGGAACTTCGTGCTGGTTACCAGCAGGCTGGTGTAGGGGTTGAAACCGATGTCCGAGACCATCAGGCAGCGCGCGGCGCCGCCCTGCTCCTTGACGACGAAGGGCTCACTGATGTTGTAGGCCTGCTGGGCGTAGTTCTTGTCGGTCAGGAACTTCGCCACGTTGCCGGCGTAGGGAACGATTTCAACGCCTTCGAGGGGGAGTTTCTTCTGCAGGTAGTGGCCGAAGGCGTTGCGCACGCTCATGGCCAGGGTGAGGTTCTTGAGGTCTTCGAGCTTCTCGATGCCCGAGTCGGCATGGACGAGAATGCAGCGCGGGCTGATCTGCAGCGGCGCCATCAGGGCGACGACGTCCACCCCGGCGGCGCGGGCCATCAGGACTTCATCGGCATTGGAGACGCCGAAGTCCACCTGCCCGGATGCCACCCGCGGAAGCACCGGTGCTTCGGGCCCGCCGGGCTGGATCTCGACAATGAGACCCGCGTCCTTGTAGTAGCCCTCGACCTCGGCGGCGTAGTAGCCGCCGTGCTCGGCCTCGGGAAACCAGTTGAGCGCCAGGCTCACCTTGTGCGGCCCGGCGGCCTTTGCCGCGTCGCGTGTTTCGGATTTCTTCTCGCAGCCGCCCGCGCCGCACACGATCACCAGCGCGGCCAGCAGGCTCCAGATCTTGTTCATTTTCGCTCCCCCGTGGGCTCAGTTCCAAGGCGCGCGCATCATAGCGGGCAGCGCCGCGCCCGGCTATTGGGGCGCCTCGCCGTGCCAGCGCTCAAGGATCCAGCGCCCGGCCAGCGACACGCCCGTAAAGAAGGCAAGCCCCAGCAGCGTGGCGGCAAAGATCGCGGCAAACAGGTAGGCGGTCTTGAGCTGCCCCGAGGTGACGATGATGAGGTAGCCCAGCCCCTGCCGCGCGGCGCCGTAACCGGCGAAGAATTCCCCCATGATTGCGCCCACCACGGCGAGCCCGCCCGCGACCTTTGCGCCGGTCACCAGCGAGGGCACCGCGCCCGGAAGCCGCAGCTTCCACAGGGTCTGCGCGCGGCTGGCGCCCGAGAGTGCGAAGAGATCGAGCAGCCCCGAATCGATGCGCGTGAGCCCGGCGGTGCCGGCCGTGATGACCGGGAACACGCTCACGACA from Chrysiogenia bacterium encodes the following:
- a CDS encoding ABC transporter substrate-binding protein; the protein is MNKIWSLLAALVIVCGAGGCEKKSETRDAAKAAGPHKVSLALNWFPEAEHGGYYAAEVEGYYKDAGLIVEIQPGGPEAPVLPRVASGQVDFGVSNADEVLMARAAGVDVVALMAPLQISPRCILVHADSGIEKLEDLKNLTLAMSVRNAFGHYLQKKLPLEGVEIVPYAGNVAKFLTDKNYAQQAYNISEPFVVKEQGGAARCLMVSDIGFNPYTSLLVTSTKFLEENEDAVAAMVRESVRGWGYYIVRSGRANNRIRELNPEMSQEILMFGVEQLKPMVLDPEAKEAGIGTMSLERWKMLNNQLVELGMIEKGSAKPKQAFTTKYLPGKVF
- a CDS encoding ABC transporter permease subunit, producing the protein MKTWLPPLIAFALVVGLWAALARVFEVPAYLVPMPSAVGGAIVEHLGALVSASLLTGAGALAGFAASLIVGIASACLFSQSKLLERSLYPYAIFLQTVPIVAIAPLIVIWFGTGFLSVVVVVFVVSVFPVITAGTAGLTRIDSGLLDLFALSGASRAQTLWKLRLPGAVPSLVTGAKVAGGLAVVGAIMGEFFAGYGAARQGLGYLIIVTSGQLKTAYLFAAIFAATLLGLAFFTGVSLAGRWILERWHGEAPQ